In the genome of Shewanella denitrificans OS217, the window CGCAAAAACTCGCTGTGGATTTAAGCGCGTGGTGAAGGTGCTTGAGTAGGGTGCTCTTGCCAGATCCAGAAGGGCCAAGGATGGCAATCCGCTCCCCGGCCTGCAATGACAGACTAAACTCTTCCAAGACAATACGAGGACCATAGCCTATATCACACTTTACCAAGTCGAGCATTAATCTAACAATCCAATGGCAATGGCGACATCTTCAATGGGTTGGTAATCACTATTGCTCGCCTCAACGAAGGATTTTCTAGGGAAGCTCTCAAGTAACGCTTTGTCTTGCATATTCAGTAGTGCGGCGGTCAGTTTAGCCTTAAAGCCTTGACCAAATTGGGCATCAGTTCCGGCTCTGACGGTCCACTGGTAATCTGGGTAGCTTGGGCTTTGCCAAATTACGCTCACCTTACTGGTATCGACTTGTGCTTGCTCAACGGCAGTATCCCACACTTTATAGTTCACTGCGCCTAACTGATAAACCCCCGCCTCCACCTGGCTAATGGTGCGGCTGTGATCCCCAGAAAAGCCTATGCGTTTAAATACCTTATCAAGCTTTTGCTGCGTGCTTTGCTCAAGAAAATATTGCGGCATTAACCGACCAGAGGTGGAATCTTTAGATCCGAAAGTTAACGTGTAACCATTAAGTTCACCCAACTTTTCAGTGGCAGTAAGCCCAGTTGAATGATGGGCAATGATATAGCTTTTAAAGAATTGATCTTCAAACCCTTGGGCTATGGCCTCTGAGCCTGGGACTAAACGGCGCGCTTGCACCCCAGATAAACCACCAAACCAGGCCAGTTGCACTTGGTTAGTGCGAAAAGCGCTCACTGCTGCCGAGTAAGATTTTACCGGCACATATTTAACCTCGACGCCTAGTTCTTTCTCTAAGTAGGCGGCTACTTTGTCAAAGCGGGTTCTAAGCTGGCTTTCGTCTTCATCTGGAATCGCGGTAAAGGTGAAAGTGGCCCCGAGGACCAGAGGAGAAATTAAGCTTAAACACAAGGCTGATAAGAAATGACGCAGTTTCATGGTGATACTCCAATAAATTTGCGTCATTTTAACTTAGGTTCGTAACAGAAGTCTTGTGCAGTCTGGGTTATTTCGCGCTATCTTCGTTTGATGCTT includes:
- a CDS encoding putative selenate ABC transporter substrate-binding protein, with the translated sequence MKLRHFLSALCLSLISPLVLGATFTFTAIPDEDESQLRTRFDKVAAYLEKELGVEVKYVPVKSYSAAVSAFRTNQVQLAWFGGLSGVQARRLVPGSEAIAQGFEDQFFKSYIIAHHSTGLTATEKLGELNGYTLTFGSKDSTSGRLMPQYFLEQSTQQKLDKVFKRIGFSGDHSRTISQVEAGVYQLGAVNYKVWDTAVEQAQVDTSKVSVIWQSPSYPDYQWTVRAGTDAQFGQGFKAKLTAALLNMQDKALLESFPRKSFVEASNSDYQPIEDVAIAIGLLD